A region of the Denitrificimonas caeni genome:
GAGAATATATTGTCCCCAGATGGCAATGGACAGGGTTGGTTTGTCTGCGCTCACAGTGGGGTATTGTGATTCAACCAGCCACAGCAGGTTGACTGAAAGGCCTTTTTCATTAACGCCATCAGTGGTGGCCATATCGTAACCGGTGGACACCACGCTGCCGTAAGTTGAGGTCCAAGTTAAAGAGTTAGGGCCAATACTACCAACGCGTTTAACGCCCCGTGGCAGTTGCCAAATATTGGTATTTACATCCACTTTCCAGTCCATTGAACGGGCGGTGAAAATTTGCTGGTTTTTTCCGTGGTATACGACTCTTGTACACATAAAAACTCCTTGGATTGCTCTTGCTAGACTCTACTTATCAATCTCAGTGCTACGTTTACGACCAACCAGTAAGAGGAGGATAAAGCCAATAATGCCCAATGCAGCAATATTGAGTAAGTAAGGTGTAACCGTGCTGATGCTGGCGCCCATTTGATCAAGGCGAATCGATGCTTGAATAGCAGGGGTGCTTGGAATCAGCCAGCGCAACGTTTGCATCAAGGGTGGCAGGCCTTCAGCGGGCCAAGAAAATCCCGAAATAAAATAGATGGGTAAAGAGGTGAAGGCCAGTACCTGCAGGGAGCGCTCGCGAACTTTAAACCACAAGCCCAGCAACGCGCCCCAAATGATTGCGGTAGGTGCGTAGATCAGCATCAGTAATAATGTACCGAGTAGGTTGCCGCCTCGAGCAAAGTCCATCCAGGTAAAGAGCCAACCAAAGTAAAAGCCCATAATCAGCCAAGACACAGAACAAAATGCCAGAATACGAGCGCACCAAGTGCTGGCTCTGGCGTGGGCTTTTTTCGCCTCAAATAATGTGCCGACATAGAGCGCAACCCCCATTAACAAGGTCTGCTGCAAAATTAATAATGCCACGGCTGGCACCACATAACTGGCGTAACCTTGACTGACGTTGTAGTAGGCTTTGGTGTTAAGGATGAG
Encoded here:
- a CDS encoding ABC transporter permease, with product MQKPSFWAAFKETFHAIFKDEEIILMVILAPILYGFFYPWPYSNQLALQVPAAIIDYDNTDLSRQIYRYAAADPRIAVLRLPSEQAAKEALWHGEIEGYMILPANLKHDVLHNKAGNVAIAGNGSYVLLNKSVLYGFAEAVGTVSAGIAIEQFTAQGMSAEQAYTAAQPLILNTKAYYNVSQGYASYVVPAVALLILQQTLLMGVALYVGTLFEAKKAHARASTWCARILAFCSVSWLIMGFYFGWLFTWMDFARGGNLLGTLLLMLIYAPTAIIWGALLGLWFKVRERSLQVLAFTSLPIYFISGFSWPAEGLPPLMQTLRWLIPSTPAIQASIRLDQMGASISTVTPYLLNIAALGIIGFILLLLVGRKRSTEIDK